One genomic segment of Erysipelotrichaceae bacterium 66202529 includes these proteins:
- a CDS encoding sodium-dependent transporter, translated as MKSREKLSSRLGFILISAGCAVGLGNVWRFPYITGQYGGAAFVLLYLVFLVLLGLPIMVMEFSVGRASQRSAAKSFDLLEPKGTKWHYIKYVCMGGNYLLMMFYTTVGGWMFNYCLKMATGTFDGLQAEQVGETFSNMLASPGQNLFWMIAITVIGFFICSKGLQNGVEKMSKYMMSCLFIVMIVLVIRAVTLPDAVEGLKFYLIPDFHKMMANGLWDAIFAAMGQAFFTLSLGIGALAIFGSYIGKDRSLLGESVNVCLLDTFVAFIAGLIIFPSCFSFHVAADSGPGLVFVTLPNVFNAMSGGRLWGFLFFLFMSFAALTTIIAVFENIVAFAMDSGWSRKKAVGVNFILILLLSLPCAFGFNLLSFIEPLGAGSTIQDLEDFIVSNNMLPLGSLMYLLFCTFRYGWGWKNFTAEANSGTGLKFPNWARLYVSYILPLIVIYIFFQGYIEKFSRPWNILIPLILLFMIIYVPIQAWRKQKIKNK; from the coding sequence ATGAAATCAAGAGAAAAGCTATCATCCCGCTTAGGATTTATTCTAATCTCTGCCGGCTGTGCTGTGGGACTTGGTAATGTATGGCGGTTTCCATACATAACAGGTCAATATGGAGGAGCGGCGTTTGTTCTGCTCTATCTGGTATTCCTGGTACTGCTGGGACTGCCAATCATGGTCATGGAATTTTCTGTAGGACGCGCATCTCAGCGTTCTGCCGCAAAATCATTTGACCTTCTGGAACCAAAGGGGACAAAATGGCATTACATTAAATATGTTTGTATGGGAGGCAACTATCTTCTGATGATGTTTTATACAACAGTCGGCGGATGGATGTTTAACTATTGCTTAAAAATGGCTACCGGAACCTTTGACGGATTGCAGGCAGAGCAGGTTGGCGAAACGTTTTCCAACATGCTGGCAAGCCCTGGTCAAAATTTATTCTGGATGATTGCCATTACTGTGATTGGATTCTTTATCTGTAGCAAGGGGCTGCAAAACGGTGTGGAAAAGATGTCCAAATATATGATGTCATGCCTGTTTATCGTTATGATCGTCCTTGTGATTCGTGCAGTTACATTACCGGATGCTGTAGAAGGATTGAAATTTTATTTAATTCCTGACTTCCATAAGATGATGGCAAACGGTTTATGGGATGCAATTTTCGCTGCTATGGGACAGGCGTTCTTCACCTTGAGTCTGGGAATCGGCGCACTTGCAATCTTTGGTAGCTATATTGGAAAAGATCGTTCTTTGCTTGGAGAAAGCGTCAATGTCTGTCTCCTGGACACCTTTGTTGCCTTTATTGCAGGCTTGATCATCTTCCCATCCTGTTTTTCCTTTCATGTTGCCGCTGATAGCGGGCCAGGGCTTGTATTTGTGACACTTCCCAATGTGTTTAATGCAATGTCCGGTGGAAGGTTATGGGGCTTTCTGTTTTTCCTGTTCATGTCCTTTGCGGCACTGACAACGATTATTGCCGTTTTTGAAAATATTGTTGCTTTTGCGATGGACAGCGGCTGGTCAAGGAAAAAAGCTGTAGGTGTTAATTTTATTTTGATTCTGCTATTGTCACTGCCATGTGCATTCGGCTTTAATTTATTATCCTTTATCGAGCCGCTGGGGGCAGGCTCCACGATACAGGATCTGGAGGACTTTATTGTATCAAACAATATGCTTCCGCTTGGTTCTCTAATGTATCTGTTGTTCTGTACCTTCCGTTATGGCTGGGGATGGAAAAATTTTACCGCAGAAGCAAACAGCGGTACCGGACTGAAGTTTCCCAACTGGGCGAGATTGTATGTTTCCTACATATTGCCACTCATTGTTATTTATATCTTCTTCCAGGGCTATATCGAAAAATTCTCCAGGCCATGGAATATTCTGATTCCACTTATTCTGCTGTTCATGATAATATATGTTCCTATACAGGCATGGAGAAAGCAAAAAATTAAAAATAAATAG
- a CDS encoding HAD-IIB family hydrolase, whose protein sequence is MKRMKGCEIMKALASDFDGTLYLHNEKHNYREGDIAGINQLQENGALFGLCTGRPLQGITAFLTERIQPDFYIVSSGALILDKKQNILFERCLSLDTAIQLSSLEEQIESIAIQADGKIYAYKKARAFTDIPVIHDMKQLKDANIHGLSFRMASEQAAQELCERLKHQFSNICAAFQNQNFIDVVPAGCSKGSALLKLKHLLKLETCFGIGDSYNDIPMLKDADVSFTFHSSPRIVQEAADHIVHAVAEAIQSYILCE, encoded by the coding sequence ATGAAGCGGATGAAGGGATGTGAGATTATGAAGGCATTGGCAAGTGATTTTGATGGAACCTTGTATCTGCATAATGAAAAACATAATTACAGGGAAGGAGATATTGCAGGAATAAACCAGCTACAGGAAAATGGAGCCCTGTTTGGCTTATGTACCGGACGCCCTTTACAGGGAATTACAGCATTTCTCACAGAAAGAATTCAGCCTGATTTTTATATCGTAAGCAGTGGTGCTCTTATCCTGGATAAAAAACAGAATATATTATTTGAACGCTGCCTTTCTTTGGATACGGCAATCCAGCTAAGCAGTCTTGAGGAACAAATAGAAAGCATCGCCATACAGGCAGATGGAAAGATATATGCATATAAAAAAGCAAGAGCATTCACAGATATACCGGTAATACATGATATGAAGCAATTAAAGGATGCGAACATACACGGATTATCGTTTCGTATGGCAAGCGAGCAGGCGGCACAGGAATTATGCGAAAGGCTTAAACATCAGTTTTCAAATATATGCGCAGCCTTTCAAAACCAGAATTTTATCGATGTGGTTCCGGCTGGCTGCTCGAAAGGCAGTGCTCTTTTGAAATTGAAACATCTGCTGAAGCTGGAAACCTGCTTTGGCATCGGCGATTCCTATAATGATATTCCTATGCTGAAGGATGCGGATGTATCCTTTACCTTTCATTCCTCACCAAGGATTGTCCAAGAGGCCGCTGATCATATCGTACATGCGGTGGCAGAAGCAATTCAGTCCTATATTCTGTGTGAATAA
- the dapA gene encoding 4-hydroxy-tetrahydrodipicolinate synthase — MFDGIITPIITPFHRDEEQSINYEATKQLIDHLIAKGVKGIFILGSNGEFHVIDEAEKIEFAEKVIAMVDHRVPVYVGTGACSTRETIRLSKKMEELGADALSVITPYFLTPTEEELVQHFTAVAESVSIPIILYNIPKATGCNLSAAVVSRLAEVKNIRGIKDSSGQEENLKAYAEIAKRDDFDLLIGSDSKISYGYALGASGAVAGTSNVITEVLVELDKALRSGEQEKAEALQKDIDVLRGVLKLGTVPVVMKRAAELAGITQAGPARKPVLECSAQDDEKIKEMLKHYGLV; from the coding sequence ATGTTTGACGGAATTATAACTCCAATCATCACACCGTTTCACCGTGATGAGGAACAGAGTATCAATTATGAAGCAACAAAGCAGCTCATCGATCATTTGATCGCAAAGGGTGTAAAGGGAATCTTTATCCTGGGAAGCAATGGAGAGTTTCATGTAATCGATGAAGCAGAAAAAATAGAGTTCGCAGAAAAGGTGATTGCCATGGTAGACCACCGCGTCCCGGTATATGTGGGAACGGGGGCATGCAGTACCAGGGAAACCATACGTTTGTCCAAGAAAATGGAGGAGCTGGGTGCGGATGCATTAAGTGTGATCACACCGTATTTCCTGACACCGACAGAGGAAGAACTGGTACAGCATTTCACAGCGGTAGCGGAAAGTGTGAGTATACCGATTATACTGTATAACATACCAAAGGCAACAGGCTGTAATTTAAGTGCAGCGGTCGTAAGCCGTCTGGCAGAGGTAAAGAATATCCGTGGAATCAAGGACAGCAGCGGACAGGAAGAAAATCTGAAGGCATATGCAGAAATCGCAAAGCGTGATGATTTCGACTTACTGATTGGTTCGGATTCCAAGATCAGCTATGGTTATGCTCTGGGGGCAAGTGGAGCAGTGGCAGGAACCTCCAATGTAATCACCGAGGTATTGGTGGAGCTGGACAAGGCTCTGCGTAGTGGGGAACAGGAAAAAGCAGAGGCACTGCAGAAGGACATCGATGTATTGCGTGGTGTATTGAAGCTGGGAACTGTACCGGTTGTTATGAAGCGTGCAGCAGAGCTGGCAGGAATCACACAGGCAGGGCCGGCAAGAAAGCCGGTGCTGGAATGCAGTGCACAGGATGATGAAAAAATCAAAGAGATGCTGAAGCATTACGGACTGGTATAA
- a CDS encoding S-ribosylhomocysteine lyase — protein sequence MKKITSFCIDHDILDKGMYVSRIDGDIITYDLRMVKPNCGTYLDNDGLHTFEHLFATYVRNSKCSDAVIYAGPMGCRTGFYFLTRDSISRAQAVQLVKDTVAFIAGFEGDIPGAQESKECGNYLEHDLAKAKAYAQDYSQVMKDWSEDQLVYPQ from the coding sequence ATGAAAAAGATTACAAGCTTTTGTATTGATCACGATATACTGGATAAAGGTATGTATGTTTCAAGAATAGATGGGGATATTATTACCTATGATTTACGCATGGTAAAGCCGAATTGCGGAACCTATCTGGATAATGACGGTCTGCATACCTTTGAACATCTGTTCGCAACCTATGTAAGAAATTCTAAGTGCAGTGATGCAGTGATTTATGCCGGGCCAATGGGCTGCCGGACAGGCTTCTATTTTCTGACAAGAGATTCCATATCCAGAGCACAGGCGGTTCAGCTGGTAAAGGATACGGTAGCATTCATTGCAGGGTTTGAAGGAGACATTCCAGGGGCACAGGAGTCTAAGGAATGCGGCAATTATCTGGAGCATGATCTTGCCAAGGCAAAGGCCTATGCACAGGATTATAGTCAGGTGATGAAGGACTGGAGCGAAGATCAGCTCGTTTATCCACAATAA
- a CDS encoding PTS mannose transporter subunit IIAB, with amino-acid sequence MENFNIVIGTHGKFGEELVNSARMIAGALEHVECCSLLPEYSFEDYMKLVDETMSKKEGFTIVLVDLYGGTPCNVFTVMSRKYQYPVLTGLNLPMLIDLYLKLSNMEEADLHEEALLKETMETLQTSCVHTNTQLES; translated from the coding sequence ATGGAAAATTTTAATATCGTGATCGGAACTCACGGAAAATTCGGTGAGGAGCTGGTAAATTCCGCAAGAATGATCGCAGGAGCATTGGAGCATGTGGAATGCTGCTCTCTTTTACCGGAGTATTCCTTTGAAGATTATATGAAGCTTGTGGATGAAACAATGAGTAAAAAAGAGGGCTTTACCATCGTACTGGTTGATTTGTATGGCGGTACTCCCTGCAATGTTTTTACAGTGATGAGCAGAAAGTATCAGTATCCGGTGCTTACAGGCTTAAATCTTCCTATGCTGATCGATCTCTATCTGAAGCTGTCCAATATGGAGGAAGCAGATTTGCATGAGGAAGCACTGCTGAAGGAAACAATGGAAACCCTGCAAACCAGCTGTGTGCATACGAATACACAGCTGGAGTCCTGA
- a CDS encoding SIS domain-containing protein: MVECVKEYLNNIESELGKNIEDMDMESIEKASRIIMESEKQGGRIHVTGIGKPGHVAGYIASLLSSTGTSAYELHGTEAVHGSSGQVKKGDVVIAISNSGETMELEATVQTLLANGAHIISCTGNPQSTLAKQSEVCLVAHVDEEGDELNKPPRASILSEILILQCLSVVLQEAKKLDLKQYVKWHPGGSLGKSIKEMQK; the protein is encoded by the coding sequence ATGGTAGAATGTGTAAAAGAATATCTGAACAATATTGAATCAGAGTTAGGGAAAAATATAGAAGATATGGATATGGAAAGCATAGAAAAAGCTTCCCGTATCATAATGGAAAGTGAAAAGCAGGGGGGAAGAATCCATGTTACAGGTATTGGAAAACCGGGACATGTGGCAGGCTATATCGCATCCCTGCTGTCATCAACAGGAACCAGTGCTTATGAGCTGCATGGTACTGAGGCCGTGCATGGCTCCAGCGGTCAGGTGAAAAAAGGGGATGTGGTCATTGCCATTTCCAATAGTGGAGAAACAATGGAGTTGGAGGCAACCGTACAGACCCTGCTTGCAAACGGTGCGCATATTATCAGCTGTACAGGAAATCCGCAGTCTACACTGGCAAAGCAGTCAGAGGTATGTCTGGTAGCCCATGTGGATGAGGAAGGGGATGAGCTGAACAAGCCGCCGCGCGCATCCATATTGTCAGAAATCCTGATACTGCAGTGTTTAAGCGTTGTATTGCAGGAGGCAAAAAAGCTGGATCTGAAGCAGTATGTGAAATGGCATCCGGGAGGAAGCCTTGGCAAGAGCATCAAGGAAATGCAGAAATAA
- a CDS encoding chromate transporter: MKIYWDLFSVFMRIGAFTFGGGYAMLPLIQKEIVDKKHWATEEEIMDYYAVAQCTPGIIMVNTATFIGFYEKGILGAIVATLGVVTPSIVIILLIASVLTTYSSLAVVQHALAGIRVAVCVLVLNAVVKLWKSGIKDAFGIVLFAVVLAAITFTSVSTVLVVIIAALLGVVVCALRRREVKE; this comes from the coding sequence ATGAAAATTTACTGGGACCTGTTTTCTGTTTTTATGCGGATAGGAGCCTTTACCTTTGGTGGAGGCTACGCCATGCTGCCTCTGATACAGAAGGAAATTGTGGATAAAAAGCATTGGGCTACAGAAGAGGAAATCATGGATTACTATGCAGTTGCACAGTGCACTCCGGGTATCATCATGGTGAATACGGCAACATTTATCGGTTTTTATGAGAAAGGCATTCTGGGCGCCATTGTGGCGACGCTGGGTGTTGTAACGCCAAGCATCGTTATCATTCTGTTGATTGCATCCGTACTGACAACGTATTCCTCACTTGCTGTTGTCCAGCATGCACTGGCAGGAATCCGGGTAGCGGTTTGTGTGCTTGTACTGAATGCTGTTGTTAAGCTTTGGAAAAGTGGTATTAAGGATGCATTCGGGATTGTGTTGTTTGCTGTTGTTCTTGCGGCAATCACCTTTACAAGTGTATCAACCGTTCTTGTCGTTATCATTGCTGCATTGCTTGGTGTTGTCGTTTGTGCACTGCGCCGCAGGGAGGTGAAGGAATGA
- a CDS encoding PucR family transcriptional regulator has product MLIGEVFEEFISVVQENNRYTIGLVNDDMTVTLCSNKAEIGRQIDVNRPDEHNSFFEVRVKGQDFGFLWVSGNDENLPMISKLLNESLTVRLMYEINQKTLNQKVTKDDELVKYILNTDNFDMNHVLSLLDELEIDKNKPRVAIYVVHNEGFNTKDVMRLKMKPDSKEIIYSLLNSKCLLIFKDLPEAYHNTADFKPFIREYIRSLREWEMMDCYYFVGSIQKKLRQYANSYQNCLWLKNHVTYEKDVPVFFSDYLYDYFLSKIAVDDIRDVFDYYRECGKGIDVDEMVDICDKLFVNDFNLTQAADDLFLHKNTLIYKLKKYEEVFQIDVRGSFQGKVLLMLISYALREYQKRVQVGDEA; this is encoded by the coding sequence ATGCTGATAGGTGAGGTTTTTGAGGAATTTATAAGTGTTGTTCAGGAGAATAACCGTTATACGATTGGTCTTGTGAATGATGATATGACAGTGACATTATGCAGTAATAAGGCAGAAATCGGACGGCAGATTGACGTAAACCGTCCAGATGAGCACAATTCTTTTTTTGAAGTACGTGTAAAGGGTCAGGATTTCGGCTTCTTATGGGTAAGCGGTAATGATGAAAACCTGCCAATGATCAGCAAGCTTCTGAATGAATCACTTACTGTGCGTCTCATGTATGAAATCAATCAGAAAACACTGAACCAGAAGGTCACGAAGGATGATGAGCTGGTAAAGTATATTCTGAATACGGATAACTTTGATATGAATCATGTGCTGAGCCTTCTGGATGAACTGGAAATAGATAAAAATAAACCAAGGGTGGCGATTTATGTGGTTCATAATGAAGGATTTAATACAAAGGATGTCATGCGCTTGAAAATGAAGCCGGACAGCAAGGAGATCATATATTCTCTATTAAACAGTAAGTGCCTGCTGATTTTTAAGGATTTGCCGGAAGCGTATCACAATACTGCCGATTTCAAACCGTTTATACGGGAATATATACGCAGCTTACGGGAATGGGAAATGATGGACTGCTATTACTTTGTCGGTTCCATTCAGAAAAAGCTGCGACAGTATGCCAACAGCTATCAAAACTGCTTGTGGCTGAAGAATCATGTAACATACGAGAAGGATGTTCCGGTGTTTTTCTCCGATTATCTGTATGACTATTTTCTGTCAAAGATTGCGGTGGATGATATACGGGATGTATTTGATTATTATAGGGAGTGCGGAAAGGGTATCGACGTTGATGAAATGGTGGATATCTGTGACAAGCTGTTTGTAAATGATTTCAATCTGACACAGGCAGCGGATGATCTGTTTCTGCATAAAAATACATTGATATATAAGCTGAAGAAATATGAGGAAGTTTTTCAGATAGATGTCCGGGGAAGTTTTCAGGGAAAGGTTCTCTTAATGCTGATATCCTATGCATTGAGAGAATATCAGAAACGAGTTCAAGTAGGTGATGAAGCATGA
- a CDS encoding aminoglycoside 6-adenylyltransferase → MRTEKEIRRLLLDTAAKDERIRAAYLEGSRVFPDIPKDIFQDYDVVYVVKETTSFQRDTSWIDTFGERLYMQYPEDSIYYPSDKQNCYGWLMQFTDGNRIDLHVCTAEYALQHMDAYEILLDKDGILPLPKEEAFQTFWIKKPSQEQFHCTCNEYWWSVNNVVKGLKRRELPYVMDIIDFILRPMLKRLLEWMIGIAYDFQISAGKSGKYMEHLLPDSVYESFLRTYMTADLDSCWQGVFHMNALFHETAATVGKQLQLVYDVQEAVNSMKYAKDVYHLPEDAKEIYV, encoded by the coding sequence ATGAGAACAGAGAAAGAAATAAGAAGGCTGTTGCTGGATACAGCCGCAAAGGATGAACGGATACGGGCAGCCTATCTGGAAGGCTCCCGTGTGTTTCCGGATATTCCAAAAGATATATTTCAGGACTATGATGTTGTCTATGTTGTAAAGGAAACAACATCCTTTCAAAGGGATACCTCCTGGATTGATACATTTGGAGAACGTTTGTATATGCAGTATCCGGAGGATAGTATTTATTATCCAAGTGATAAGCAGAATTGTTATGGATGGCTCATGCAGTTCACAGACGGAAACCGGATCGATTTGCATGTCTGCACAGCAGAATACGCTTTGCAGCATATGGATGCCTATGAAATTCTGTTAGATAAGGATGGTATTCTACCTTTGCCGAAAGAAGAAGCCTTTCAAACCTTCTGGATAAAGAAACCGAGTCAGGAACAGTTTCATTGTACCTGTAATGAATACTGGTGGTCTGTGAACAATGTCGTAAAGGGATTGAAGCGTCGTGAGCTTCCCTATGTAATGGATATCATAGACTTCATACTCAGACCTATGCTGAAGCGTTTACTGGAATGGATGATCGGTATTGCATATGACTTTCAAATCAGCGCAGGGAAATCCGGTAAGTATATGGAACACTTACTTCCGGATAGTGTGTATGAGTCTTTTTTACGCACCTACATGACTGCCGATCTGGATAGCTGCTGGCAAGGTGTATTTCATATGAATGCATTGTTCCATGAAACAGCAGCCACTGTTGGAAAACAGCTTCAGCTGGTTTATGATGTGCAGGAAGCTGTAAACAGTATGAAATACGCAAAGGATGTCTATCATCTACCGGAGGATGCGAAAGAGATTTATGTATAA
- a CDS encoding chromate transporter, which produces MNLELLLLAFYEFFKTGLFALGGGLATIPFLTEMMNKYHWFTADMLTDMIAVSESTPGAIGINMATYTGYHINGVMGGIVATLGLIAPSIIVICIVAQFLKKFKDSELVKSVFYGIRPAVTALIASAGITIFIAALFQDSKNFMEMVKWPCILLFVVIFYLSNKRKWHPIVCIAASAAVGILFQL; this is translated from the coding sequence ATGAATCTGGAGCTGCTACTGCTTGCCTTTTATGAATTTTTCAAAACCGGACTGTTTGCTCTTGGTGGTGGATTGGCTACCATACCGTTTCTTACGGAAATGATGAATAAATACCACTGGTTTACTGCGGATATGCTGACTGATATGATAGCGGTAAGCGAATCAACGCCGGGTGCAATCGGGATCAATATGGCTACATATACCGGATATCATATCAACGGTGTTATGGGAGGCATTGTGGCGACGCTTGGGCTTATTGCGCCAAGTATCATTGTCATTTGTATTGTTGCGCAGTTTCTGAAAAAATTTAAGGATAGTGAGCTGGTAAAATCTGTTTTCTATGGTATCCGTCCTGCAGTTACTGCTCTGATTGCCTCTGCAGGTATAACGATTTTCATCGCTGCTTTATTTCAGGATAGCAAAAATTTTATGGAAATGGTCAAGTGGCCGTGTATTCTGTTGTTCGTTGTGATTTTCTATTTATCGAATAAGCGGAAATGGCATCCGATTGTATGCATTGCAGCTTCAGCCGCTGTTGGTATACTGTTTCAGCTATAG
- a CDS encoding 3-phosphoglycerate dehydrogenase — translation MKVLITPRGFANYGLDQVELMKSKGLDVHYNATGKAYTHEEFKELAKDADAIIVGVDNMDKEMMEGCPKLKAVCKFGVGIDNIDLEYAKEHNIYVGRCVGSNSRSVAEHVLSMMFMEAKNLYTSVRDVKEHGWNKPTGREIYGKKLGIIGFGMIGKYLADYAYGCGMEVYAYDAFAITDETAKQHHAKISTLEEIITECDYISLHVPLLDSTRNMISTAEFKKMKKDACLLNAARGGIVDETALYEALKNKEIRSACFDVYSSEPPKQDDPLLALDNFLLTPHTAARSMESEQRTCAMSTGIILEQLLGN, via the coding sequence ATGAAAGTACTAATTACCCCGAGAGGGTTTGCCAATTACGGCCTGGATCAGGTAGAGCTGATGAAATCCAAAGGCTTGGATGTGCATTACAATGCTACCGGTAAGGCGTATACGCATGAGGAGTTTAAGGAGCTGGCAAAGGATGCAGATGCCATCATCGTCGGTGTGGATAACATGGATAAAGAAATGATGGAGGGCTGTCCAAAGCTGAAGGCTGTGTGCAAATTCGGTGTTGGAATTGATAACATCGATCTGGAGTATGCAAAGGAGCATAATATCTATGTCGGACGTTGTGTGGGAAGTAATTCCCGTTCGGTTGCCGAGCATGTCTTATCTATGATGTTTATGGAAGCAAAAAATCTGTATACCAGTGTACGGGATGTAAAGGAGCATGGCTGGAACAAGCCGACAGGACGGGAAATCTATGGTAAAAAGCTGGGAATTATCGGCTTTGGAATGATTGGAAAGTACCTTGCGGATTACGCATATGGCTGCGGTATGGAGGTCTACGCTTATGATGCCTTTGCAATCACAGATGAAACGGCAAAGCAGCACCATGCAAAGATCAGCACACTGGAGGAAATCATAACAGAATGTGATTATATATCTCTTCATGTGCCTTTACTGGATAGTACAAGAAATATGATATCTACAGCGGAATTTAAGAAAATGAAAAAGGATGCCTGTCTGCTGAATGCTGCACGGGGCGGCATCGTGGATGAGACTGCGTTATATGAGGCATTGAAGAACAAGGAAATCCGCAGTGCCTGCTTTGATGTATACAGCAGTGAACCGCCAAAACAGGACGATCCGCTGCTTGCATTGGATAATTTCCTGTTAACACCGCATACCGCGGCACGAAGCATGGAAAGTGAACAGCGCACCTGCGCTATGTCAACCGGTATTATTTTGGAACAGCTATTAGGGAACTAG
- a CDS encoding MATE family efflux transporter: MKTHINLLEGKILPALSALALPIMATSLIQMAYNLIDMIWIGKIGASAVASVGAAGMFMWLSNGLATLAKMGGQIKVGHALGAQKKEEAASYAQSSMQMGIVFAVFFGILSVVFADGMIGFFQLNSTQVIQDAKLYLMITCGLVIFSFMNQIFTGILTAMGNSRTSFIATGIGLVLNIVLDPLFIFGFGFIPAMGVAGAAIATVLAQLVVMLLFLYTIVKEPVLFCDVHMLQAPDITHTKEIFQIGLPSAVQSMLFSGISMVIARLIAGWGDAAVAVQKVGSQIESISWMTAEGYAAALNSFVAQNYGAKNTGRIREGYRLSMIVMLSWGVFCSLVLIAFPQVIFQVFIQETEVLPLGIDYLRILGVSQLFMCMEITTAGAFSGLGKTLPPSIVSITLTGARIPMAMLLGKWMGLNGIWWAITISSIWKGIVLLIWFLRDMKLTCSKRQTEGTEVA, from the coding sequence ATGAAAACACATATCAATTTGCTGGAGGGAAAGATTCTTCCTGCACTAAGTGCGTTGGCATTGCCGATTATGGCAACCAGCTTAATTCAGATGGCTTATAATCTGATCGATATGATTTGGATTGGAAAAATAGGTGCAAGTGCAGTGGCATCAGTCGGCGCAGCCGGTATGTTCATGTGGCTGTCAAATGGCTTGGCAACACTGGCAAAGATGGGCGGACAGATCAAGGTTGGCCATGCGCTGGGAGCACAGAAGAAAGAGGAAGCGGCATCCTATGCGCAAAGCTCCATGCAGATGGGGATTGTATTTGCTGTTTTCTTTGGAATTCTTTCCGTGGTATTTGCGGACGGGATGATAGGCTTCTTTCAGCTGAACAGTACACAGGTCATACAGGATGCAAAGCTGTATCTGATGATTACCTGCGGTCTGGTCATATTTTCATTTATGAATCAGATTTTTACCGGCATATTAACAGCGATGGGAAATAGCAGAACATCCTTCATTGCGACGGGCATTGGACTGGTGCTAAACATCGTACTGGATCCGCTCTTTATTTTTGGTTTTGGATTTATCCCTGCAATGGGTGTTGCCGGTGCTGCGATTGCGACCGTTCTTGCACAGCTGGTGGTCATGCTGCTGTTTCTGTATACGATAGTGAAGGAGCCTGTACTGTTTTGTGATGTTCATATGCTGCAGGCACCTGATATCACGCATACAAAAGAGATTTTTCAGATTGGTCTTCCATCGGCAGTGCAGAGTATGCTGTTTTCCGGTATTTCAATGGTAATTGCAAGACTGATCGCCGGCTGGGGAGATGCTGCTGTGGCAGTTCAGAAGGTGGGGTCGCAAATTGAATCTATATCCTGGATGACTGCAGAAGGCTATGCGGCTGCTTTGAACAGCTTTGTAGCACAGAATTACGGTGCCAAAAACACTGGTAGAATACGGGAGGGGTATCGGCTTTCCATGATTGTCATGCTGTCATGGGGTGTGTTCTGTTCTCTTGTTCTGATTGCATTTCCACAGGTGATCTTTCAGGTGTTTATTCAGGAGACGGAGGTATTGCCTCTGGGGATTGATTATCTTCGAATTCTTGGTGTTTCACAGCTGTTTATGTGTATGGAGATCACGACAGCAGGCGCATTCAGCGGGCTTGGGAAAACGCTGCCTCCATCCATTGTGAGCATCACATTGACCGGCGCACGAATACCGATGGCGATGCTGCTGGGGAAATGGATGGGGTTAAATGGTATCTGGTGGGCAATTACAATCAGTTCGATTTGGAAAGGTATCGTATTGCTGATATGGTTCCTAAGAGATATGAAGCTAACTTGTTCAAAAAGACAAACAGAGGGAACAGAAGTAGCATAA
- a CDS encoding PTS mannose/fructose/sorbose transporter subunit IIB — MSTKIKLARIDKRLLHATVALNWNQFIDADNVLIVDPDYVNDPFIADVMQLCLPKTMKVKIFTIEQFLAYINEGRNIKAMVIFPNLSIACDAVKAGFRTKEIQMPYPASRMMIKSLSDYFSEEDIEKIRYIQSQGIRMFFQTAPFDNKDYSIFKK, encoded by the coding sequence ATGAGTACAAAAATCAAACTTGCGCGGATAGACAAACGATTGCTGCATGCGACAGTTGCTTTGAACTGGAATCAGTTTATTGATGCAGATAATGTACTGATCGTCGATCCGGATTACGTAAATGATCCGTTTATCGCGGATGTCATGCAGCTTTGTCTTCCCAAAACCATGAAGGTTAAAATCTTCACGATCGAACAATTCCTCGCATATATCAATGAAGGCCGCAATATCAAGGCGATGGTTATTTTTCCGAATTTAAGCATTGCCTGTGATGCAGTAAAGGCCGGCTTCCGTACCAAGGAAATTCAGATGCCATATCCGGCAAGCCGTATGATGATCAAGAGCCTCTCGGATTATTTCAGTGAAGAAGATATAGAAAAGATCCGGTATATTCAGAGTCAGGGAATTCGTATGTTTTTTCAGACAGCGCCCTTTGACAATAAGGATTACTCGATCTTTAAAAAATAA